A stretch of DNA from Desulfurella amilsii:
TTGCAGCAGGTCATTGCCAAATAAAACTTTTGCGTTTTCTTTTAACTCTAAAATCTCCATGCAAAAATAGTCTTCGTTTTTTGCTAAAAAATCGGCTTCAAAAACCAATGGCGTAGAAAACAGCTTTTTAAATTTCTTTAACTCCTGCTTAAGCTTCTTTATATCATCCAAAAAAACATTATCAAGCACAACCAAAAGCCCATTTTTTGAAATACTTGCGGTTATGCCTAAGTTGTGCATATAAACACACATCAACCTATCTTTAAATAAACTTTTTAAGCTCTCAACTATTTCCATAGCGCCTCTTTTCTAAAAAACTTTTGGCAAATTGTTCAAATTCGCCTTTTTTTATCGCATCTTTGATGCTTTGGATCAAATTGTAATAATACGTTAAATTATGGATTGTTGCAAGCGTGTAAAAACTTAACTCTTTAGCCTTATACAGGTGTCTTAAAAAACCCCTTGAAAAATTTTTGCATGTATAGCAATTGCAATGCTCATCTATGGGCGATTTATCCTTTGCATAAATGGCGTTTTTAATATTTATATTCCCAAAATCCGTAAATAAATAACCGTTTCTTGCATTTCTTGTAGGCATAACACAATCAAACATATCTATACCAAAGCCAACAAGTGTTATTATATCTTCTGGCCTGCCTACACCCATCGCATATCTAGGCTTATCTTTGGGTAAATGCTCTATTGTAAAAGCCACAGTATCATACATTTGCTGCAGTGGCTCGCCTACGCTTAGGCCACCTATTGCAATGCCGTCAAAGTTCATATCTGAAATCTCAAGCGCGCTTTTTTTTCTTAAATCTTCAAAAATACCGCCTTGCACTATGCCAAAGACAGCTGTATCTTTTGGCCTTTCGATGACAGATGAGCGCTTTGCCCAGTTTAGAGTGATATTGAGCGATTTTTCTGTCGCGCTTTTATCAAGGCCGTAGGCTGGACATTCATCAAGCACCATAGCTATGTCACTTTTAAACCTAAACTGCAAATCTAGTACTTTTTCTGGTGTAAAAAAGTGATAAGAACCATCAATATGCGATTTAAAGCGCACGCCTTCTATAGCTACCTTTCTTAAATCTGATAAGCTAAAAACCTGAAAACCACCACTATCTGTTAAAATTGAGCCGTTAAAGTTTGCAAATTTATGCAATCCTCCGAAAGCCTCAATTATCTCAATGCCTGGCCTTAAATATAAATGATAGGTATTTGACAGCATAAGTTTATACCCAATACTAGTTAACATATCAGGTAAAAGCGCTTTCACAATACCTTGTGTACCAACCGGCATGAAAACAGGCAATTTAATTGTGTTTTTGAGTTGTAGTAGAGATGACCTTGCACCATTATCAATCTTTAAACATTTAAAATCCATATATTTAATTGTTTTTAATGTAAATTTTACCTAATTTTCTTGAGCAAACAAAAAATTTTTGCTTTGAGTAATATGCAAACGTAGGTTTATCAAACTTGTAAGATTTTATTTTATCTAAATGTTGGTTTAACAAAAAAACAATATTATCTGATGTTGATGTTGCGCTTACAACACCATCATTGTAACTTATATAATTAATCTCTACCCCAAATTCCCTGCTGGTTTCTAAACGGTTACAATTATCATTATCATACACATTGATAAAATTTCCAACAACAACAAAAAAATACCCATCACCGAAAGTTATAGATGAAGCATTTGGAATATTGCATAAAAATTTGGCTTCAAGGTAATTTACTTTTAAAATATCACCATTTGAAAGTAATACCAAAACCCCACTGTTACTTTTTGCAATTTGCACAATTTTATCATCAAACCGTATCACCTTTTTAAGCTCAAGCGGTTTTTGATAAAAAAATAATTCATTATTTGAAGATACTACAAAGTCGTTGCCATCTAAAATTATACTTGATGGCTTTTTTATATTTAAATATTCCAATTCCAGTATATTACCATATTTATCAAGCATACTAACATAATTACCTTTGTTTGCTACATACAAAATCCCATTTTTATACGCAAGTGCAGTCGGTTCTTTTAAGCCAATTACACCGTAATCGCTTCCAAGTTTAAAACTTGTTATTACTACAAATATAAAAACCCCCAGAATACATACGTATTCTTTTTTTGAATTCATTATAGTTCTTCGTTTATTTTACGAATATTTTCCTCTTCTTTTTTGATATACTCAAGCAATTTTTGTTTAAGGGTTTCGTCTTGATTGGCAAACATCCTTGCTATAAATAATGCCGCATTGTGGGCACCTTTTTTGCCAATACCCATAGAAGCAACAGGCACGCCCTTTGGCATTTGTGTAATAGAAAGCAACGCGTCAAGCCCAAACATCTCACTATCAACAGGCACGCCAACTACAGGCAAAATTGAATAAGAAGCAACAAAACCAGGCAATGCAGCAGAAAGCCCAGCTATAGCAATTATACAATCAAACTCACTATTTACTTTTTGAACAATCTCTTTCACGTACTCTGGACTTCTGTGGGCGCTTGCAATGTAAACTTTGTATTCGATATCAAATTCTTCCAATGTTTTTTTGGCTTCGTAAATAATATTCTCATCACTCTTGCTACCAGATATAATTGCTACTTTCATAGTTTTGCCTCCTACAGGTATTTTAAGGCTTTTTTGCCAATATCTCGCCTAAAATGCATACCATCAAAATTAACCTTACCAACCGCTTCATAAGCCTTTTTTATAGCTTTCCTAAAATCTGCATCTAGTGCTACAATATTTAATACCCTGCCACCATTTGTAAAAATTTTACCATCTTTTTTGTATGTGCCAGCATGAAATACAAGCGCATCGCCTACATCATCTAAACCAAATATTGGCTTATCTTTCTCGCTGGATACGGGATATCCTTTACTTGCAAGCACAACGCTTACTGCAAATCGATTCTCAAATGCAATTTTGTAATCATTTAGGTTTGAGTTTGTGCATTTAATCATAATATCTAAAAGATCGCTCTTTAAAAGCGGCAACACCACCTGAGTTTCTGGGTCGCCAAAGCGGCAATTATACTCTAGCACATAAGGCTTTTTATCCACAACCATAAGGCCTGCGTATAAAACGCCCCTATAATCTATACCTTCGCTTTCTAGAGCATATATTGTTTGCTTTATAATCCTCTTGCAATCATCTTCAATTTCATTTACAATCGGGGCTTTTGCGTATGCACCCATACCGCCTGTATTTGGACCTAAATCACCATCAAAAACCCTCTTGTGATCCTGCGATGCTAGCATAGGAACAAAATTTTCCCCATCGCAAAAAACCATATACGATAGCTCTTCTCCCTCTAAAAATTCTTCTATAACAACCCTATTACCAGCTTGGCCAAATTTTTTATTGTTAAAGCAATCTTGCAGGTGCATTAAAGCTTCTTTTCCTTCATGGGCAATAACCACACCCTTTCCTGCAGCCAAACCATCTGCCTTTATAACCAATGGATATTTTGCATCCTTTATATACTCAAAAGCTTTATCAAAATTATCGAACACTTCATAAGCGGCTGTGGGTATTGCGTACTTTTTGCATAGATTTTTGCAAAAAGACTTGCTTGATTCCAGCATTGCAGCTTTTTTTGTAGGACCGAAGGCAGATATGCCAAAATCGTTTAAATAATCCACTATACCATTTGCCAAAGGCTCTTCTGGACCAACTACAACAAACTCAATGGAGTTTTGCTTACAAAATTCAACTATAGCCTCAAAATCTAAAGGTGAAATATCTACGTTTGTAGCAAGTTTTAATGTGCCAGCATTGCCTTTTGCGCAGTAAATTTTTTCAC
This window harbors:
- the tgt gene encoding tRNA guanosine(34) transglycosylase Tgt, with the translated sequence MDFKCLKIDNGARSSLLQLKNTIKLPVFMPVGTQGIVKALLPDMLTSIGYKLMLSNTYHLYLRPGIEIIEAFGGLHKFANFNGSILTDSGGFQVFSLSDLRKVAIEGVRFKSHIDGSYHFFTPEKVLDLQFRFKSDIAMVLDECPAYGLDKSATEKSLNITLNWAKRSSVIERPKDTAVFGIVQGGIFEDLRKKSALEISDMNFDGIAIGGLSVGEPLQQMYDTVAFTIEHLPKDKPRYAMGVGRPEDIITLVGFGIDMFDCVMPTRNARNGYLFTDFGNINIKNAIYAKDKSPIDEHCNCYTCKNFSRGFLRHLYKAKELSFYTLATIHNLTYYYNLIQSIKDAIKKGEFEQFAKSFLEKRRYGNS
- the purD gene encoding phosphoribosylamine--glycine ligase → MNVLVIGNGAREHAIIYKLAQSSLCEKIYCAKGNAGTLKLATNVDISPLDFEAIVEFCKQNSIEFVVVGPEEPLANGIVDYLNDFGISAFGPTKKAAMLESSKSFCKNLCKKYAIPTAAYEVFDNFDKAFEYIKDAKYPLVIKADGLAAGKGVVIAHEGKEALMHLQDCFNNKKFGQAGNRVVIEEFLEGEELSYMVFCDGENFVPMLASQDHKRVFDGDLGPNTGGMGAYAKAPIVNEIEDDCKRIIKQTIYALESEGIDYRGVLYAGLMVVDKKPYVLEYNCRFGDPETQVVLPLLKSDLLDIMIKCTNSNLNDYKIAFENRFAVSVVLASKGYPVSSEKDKPIFGLDDVGDALVFHAGTYKKDGKIFTNGGRVLNIVALDADFRKAIKKAYEAVGKVNFDGMHFRRDIGKKALKYL
- the purE gene encoding 5-(carboxyamino)imidazole ribonucleotide mutase; translated protein: MKVAIISGSKSDENIIYEAKKTLEEFDIEYKVYIASAHRSPEYVKEIVQKVNSEFDCIIAIAGLSAALPGFVASYSILPVVGVPVDSEMFGLDALLSITQMPKGVPVASMGIGKKGAHNAALFIARMFANQDETLKQKLLEYIKKEEENIRKINEEL